Genomic segment of Oncorhynchus tshawytscha isolate Ot180627B linkage group LG28, Otsh_v2.0, whole genome shotgun sequence:
TTGCGTTTCGATTTGTTTTTGCATAGGTGGGCAGTGCTGCATCACATAGCTAGAAAGTTTGTAGCTACCATCGAATACAGAACTGTCTACTGCGGTTtccactagctggcacagccacaaactCAAAATTGACTATATCGTAAAAATTCAACAATTAGCTTTTGGTCAAAATGTAATGTTAGGATTAGGCACAAGTTTAATTtcaggttaggcataaggttagcagtgtgtggTTAActttaggtttaaaatcagattttaagaagatacattttaaaaataggcggggtttatgactttgtggctgtgccagctagtgacgaCCGTCTGTCTACTGCTCATCAATAGTCATAACGTTACCCATCGGTGATCGACTAACATTTTATTGTAAAGCATATTCTGATCAGACATGCATGCATTTATGGCATGCTTGACAGTTGTCTTTAAATTGTTATACCCATAGCCCACTCATTGGTCACGTTGATGAAAATTCTCATCTTTTCTATTaaaattttttttcttcatatagTGTTGTGGGGATTCAAATCCTCATGGGTTTTTACCTATGTATGTTATTTTAAATACTAAATTGAAGTGAGCCCGAGGGGTGAATCTCAGTAGTATagtagcttcatgtccatattTTCTCTGTACACATGTGAAAACAGACATTCTGATGGGTGCTCACCTGGGGGAAAATCATTACGGAAACCGTTTACCATTTAAGAACCAtacaaagcaaaaccaggtttctattggacaaatcccCCACTTGTTTTGTTCTGTTTGGTTCAAAGCAAATGGAATTAAACAGAATTAACCAGCAAGGGCCCCATCAACAtccttgttttatttttttaatattttaaaAATTTCATCTAAAAGTGTTAGTGTAAAGAAATTACTGCAAAGTtttttcaagttttttttttacacctagGCTAAATAACATCAGATTTCTTCCCTGTTGTAAGTGTTAACAAATGACAAAGTGATCTTTAACTACACAAATTCTACTCATTACATAAATACAGTTGAGATCATATTTTGCAGTAGCTCTCAGAAGTAATGTTGGACTGCTTTTTTGGTTATTGTTGTGAACTATTAGCAGACACCACTTGTGGTAGTAGAGAGTTTTTAAAGGAGTGGTACCATATCTGGCAAGAGTAGCCAACTCAGATGATAGATGGGCAAAGACAACATCTTTCTGATGTTTTCTTTTCTTTCCTAGGGTTCAGCTACTGAAATGTCTGATCTGACTGGTATTGATGAAGAGGAAAAAGATGCAGATCCTATGATGGACCCCTTAGATCTCCTTCAGGATCCAATGAGAAATCAGATGCCATTGTTTATGGAaatgttggacagacctcagacTTCTCCAATGAGAGAAAATAGCAGTGTCCTTGATGTTCTCTCAAACACaaatgtgttgtctgtgaatGGACCTTCTTCACACCAGATCTTCGAATCAGATGAGTTCAACAGCTTGTCAACAGaaaaggaggaggaaaagagtATTACTCAGTTGAAGAATGTGCAGGACATTGACACTACAGGGATATGGGGTTTCGATGTGGAATCTTCTGAAAACTCAATGGATAATTATGAGGGTCCCCTAAGCTGGGACCCTCAGAGAGAATTCATGCAGTTTCTATGGGACAACCATGATGATTCTCCTGTGGAGGAGCCACCAAAGGCAGATCCTCCCCCAAATAGCCAAAGGAGGAGGAAACGCAAAATGGACATGGTGGTCATGGTGGATCCCTCAGAGGAACTTTACTCTGATTTGAGCCTCAAGTCAACAAAAGACATATTTGATGAGGAGGATCAAGAAGACCCTGTTCCCATCAACAAGGTCCAATTATTAAGAAAAAGCTCCAAACCTCAATCACCGACAGCGAAGAAAGCACAGTATCCCAATGGAACTGTAGATGCCATCAAGCAACTGATTTTCAGTGCGCCAGAAAGAAATCCACATGAGCAAAGCGTGGCTCACAAGCTTACGCCATTGAATGGGAAACCGCAGACAGACCCTTGTTCAGAGGAAGAGCCATTGTTTTTTCCTTGCACAAAATGCAACATCAATTTCAAGGAGAAGAACCATTTGCACCGGCACATGAGGACTCACACAGATCCGCCCAGTCCTATCAACATGCCAAAGCCTTTTATATGCAGGGAGTGTGGACAGTCGTTCCGCTTTCGCAACGCCCTTCTTCGGCATATGACCATAcaccaggagagaagagagagactcaTGGAGGAGATCAAGGGCATGAATGAATTGAAGGATGAGGGCACAGATGCAAGGCTACAGTGCCCCCAGTGCGCTTTTGGAACAAATTGTCCAAATACTTTTATTCAACATGCTAAGACTCATGAGAAGGACAAGCGGTACTACGACTGTAAGAAGTGTAACTACATGGCTGTGACAGTGTTTGAACTTGAGAGACACGTGAACAAAGAGCACGGCCTCTGTAAAAACCAGGAAGAGCCGCCGGAGAAACCCAGCGTTTTAAAGTCAAAGGAAGAGGATAAAACACATCATTCTTACTCCTGTAACTGTTGTTCTTATGGCACCTCAAGCAAAAACGTATTCAAAAATCATCTTGCGATTCGTCATAATCAGACATACGAAGAATATGAAGCTTTGCAGTGTAGAGAAAGAAAGGAGTATGCACAACCACCCTCTGAGAAGCACCTCCCCATTAGGAAATCCCCAGTAGTAGATTCTTTTACTTCAGAGCTGACATCCAAATTCTCTGTAAAAAAACAGGCTTTCAGAAAAAGAACAGATTCCCCTTGTGATTCAAATGACATTTCCGATCTTTTCAAAAAGGATAAAATGGTTCACAGAGCACAAAGGGGATTCAAGTCTCAACCCACAGAGTCAAAACTTGACAAGTCAATAAATAATCTGCTGTCTCGACAAAGAAGTGACAAGCAGAGGAATGAAAAAGTTGATGTCACCACAGGTTTTTCTTTTATCGAGGACAGAAACGGGGACACAAATGATCATGATTTTGGAAGAACATTGTCAGGAATTTCAGAAAATCCAAATTCTTCCTCTAATACCCACAAATATTTATTGGCATCTAAGTTGGAGAATAATACATTAAATTCTGTCTGTGAAAAGCCCGTTCTGAAAAAGTACCCCTCCAAAAGAAAAATGTCCACCCCTTATCGcaatactgttgaccaggactctTGCTTCATTTTACCCAAAAATTTGCAAAGTCCAAAGATGCTAAATATGATGGAAGAGGAAGACCATGATGATAAGGATATGTTCCAGTATAGTGACTATGCCACAGATGCAAACACTAAACTTCTTGATAAAAGTGAAATCAAGCAAGATAAAGCGTACATTGTTAATTCCTTTAGCAGAAGAATGTCTATGAGGGGAGTCCTTGAAACCTCTGAAGACATGATTGATAAAGGTCAAGACGGGCAGTCTCAGCAGAAGCTTGTTGTCAAGGAAGAGTGCATCGAAACACATATTTTTGGAGAGACCATTGCGCCTAACTCAGTACCTCTAAGTGAATCCTTTTTAGATCCTGATTCGGAAGGTGGTGGGGAGCGGAAGACCTGCCCTTACTGTCCTGCAGTGTTTGAGTCAGGTGTGGGATTATCCAATCACGTCAGAGGGCATCTTCATCGGGTTGGACTGAGTTACAATGCACGCCATGTGGTATCAAGGGAGCAAGTGGCTTCTCAAGATCGGAAGCCCCGCATCCGTCGAAAGATGGTAGCAATGCAACGACTGAAAAAAGGTACTCATTTCCTTTTTTTCTATCTTATATTATATTTTGTTGTGCATGTGTTGCATGGATGGCTATATTCTGATCCTTCAATATAATGTTCAACAGTGCATGTTCATGTTGTTATACAGATGAGCCAGTGGTCAACCATATGGCTTCACAGAAACCTCCTCTAAATAGAGATGCATATGGTTTTTATTAGCTACATTTACAtattagtaatttagcagacgctcaaATTAGCTatagcaaagtcagagctagtaaggggGGAAAAGGTAATGTGCAAGTGTTTACTTCACAAAAggctttttttttgggggggtgctgtgggattattaactttgaagaggtagggtttcagaagttttcagaagatgggcagagactctgctgtcctagcttcagggaaAAGCCTGTTCCACCATTGGTGTGCCAGGAAAGAGAAGAGCTTGGGTGAGAGGGCCAAAAGACCAGAAGTGGTAGAAGGTAGTGCTCGGTTGGGGTGTAAATGAAGGAAACTAAATATAGTATTGTAAGAAAAAAAATGACACACCTGGTTTGATTGGAGAAGTTTACATTATTCAACATTTGAAATAATTTGTAGGTTGCTAATGTGTTCATGATGTGTTAATGTATCACACTCATGTGTGAAATACCACACCTTGAAGTTATTACTGTAGTACTAGCCTCGCCATGACACATTTTGGCGTAGTCGGCGGGATTGGGTACACTAAGTTCtcaaacatttgtttttaatttTGAGTGGGGATGGGGAACTAATTTCTTTGGCATACAAAGAATGCTTTGACTAATTATTTCTGCTGTGTTGCTATTATTTCAGCGCCCAAGTTGGGGTCCGAGGACTCTCCGGTCCGAGGGCACTCCTGTCCATTATGTGGGGACTCTTTTGATAATAAGACTGGGCTGTCCAACCATGTTCGGGGCCATCTGAAACGGCTCGGCAAAACCATCGCCACTAAGTCCAAATCCCCAATGTTGTTGCTCCGGGAGCTGATGCGTGACAAGAGAGAGTTCCAGAGAGCTCTGCAGATTCTGGGCAAAAAACGGATCCCCTCCCATTCCAGAATCCCCTCAAAGCAGGCCATATCTAATCATCTGACACCTCCTAAATGGAAtcccatccagaacctctacaaCAATGCCAAATCACTGGTGCCCATGTATTCTCTACCAGGGGAAACATTGGATAAGAAACAGGCAGAGACTAAGTTGGAGGTGAAAGGTTCACTCTCGAGTGCCTTGATAGGAATTCTGAAGAAGAGGAAGTGTCAGGTGGACTCAAAGTTGAGGACTTCCTCTCTAACGGCAAGAAACGCCCTGGCAGTTCCCCCCAGTACAGAGCACAGTAGAGGAGCACAAGTAAACTCAACACTCTCAAACTCTACATCAGGTAAGACCAAGGGTCAATTTAAAGTATGCTATGATGGGAATTTAACCAAAGACAAAATGTTAGCATGAAGGTTATGAATCACAAATGGAGGGTGCCTGTATGCATGCAAAACCGTGGCTGATGTGGTCAAAAGTGTGATTGATTTTTGTCAATATTGTTTCACAGAGAAAGGTGAATTCAACAGGAAGGTGTGTGTCCATTGCAATGCAACCTTCCACAGCGGTGTTAGTCTGTCCAATCACTTGCGGGCATACGCAAAACGAAAGAGGACTGCCTTGTTGGAGGGAACAAGTAAGTGCCTTCCCATCATCAATGGCACATGTTCACAAAGTAATATCAATACTTCACACTGCTTACAGCCTCACTACTGTAAAGTGAACACAATGATTTCCTCAGTGTCACTGCCTCACACAGACCCACTGCTTCAGTATACACATGGTCACCAGTCAATACCAAACTTACCTGAGCCTATTGTTCTGGCTTGCCCTGTTCTTAATGTTTCAGCGTATGACTGTAAACAAAGGAGGCAGAGATCGAGGCCTGGTTCCAAGAAGAAGACATCCCCTACTACTCCACACGCACCCGAGGAGATGTATAGACTAACCTGCAGGTACTCTGACCACATACCACACTGTCTATGCTGTTGGTGTAAATTATTGTATTATTCATTTACATTTTTCTGATGATAATAAACACTAAGATTTAAGTTGTGGCAAAGATCTAATCAATGTATTTGTAGTGACGCTTTCAAATGAATGTTAAGTTGACCAACAATATTTGCATTCAAAGAGATTTAAGACATGGGTTTTAGTTTATATTGTCTTTGAGGGCCACTTCTGATTGGGGGTCTTACTGTGCTTGGATCCTCTTTGCAGATTCTGTGACCTAGTTTTCCAGGGCCCCTTGTCAGTCCAGGAGGACTGGATAAAGCATCTACAAAGGCACATTATGAATACCAGTGTCCCCCACACAGGGGCAGGCATGAGGGAGGTCACCTCATTGCCCAAGGACCCCTCCTTCACCACCACTGAAAGACAGACCCCATCACTGGCAACTCACACTGCCTCCTAAGCCAAGGGgacctagttaaaaaaaaaatcactattTTGGTCCTGTGCGTGTATGTGTTTGTACATTAGATGTTCCTTCACAATTTTATACAGTCATAATTGAAAAATGCTTGCCACTATTACAACACACAATTTCAGAGGAGTATGACTACCTAATCTCTTAAAACACATTAAACATTTTGGATATTGTTACATTTTAAATGTCCCATGTTACGAATATGATTCCATGTGGGCTGACTGTTTTCTTGTGTTTATGCAGTGATTAGTGTGGAACCCATTTCCAATAGAGACAACTCTTACCTCAGATTCCTAAAATTCTCTGTCCATTTGGTCAAGTTTGGAGCACCTTTTCTCTGTATGTTGATATTTACATTTATGCTacacatgaaaacaaaaatgggaCAAATACAATTCTGTATTTTTAACATGTATTGAAATCATGATCATATTGCTACGATTTGTGTTTGTAGGGAGGGGGTTCTGGGTAAGAAAATAAATTGATAGTCAACTAATCTTTAGGTAGATTTCCTATCAATATGGGTAAGTGTGGCTTGCAAGTTAATCACAGAACAAAAAGGTTAAAAACATGGATGCCAgtttggtggtggtgtggtggggttTCATACTGCGGTTATCTGCATATTAACTCAAACTCCTAAATGAATAGGGTTTATCAGTCAGTTTTTGTTCTCAATGATGCAGTCACAGCGCTTATTGTTGCTGCCTTTCATGAATAACTGTTGCCTATATTTAATGTTTtttaactgtttaaaaaaaattgctgTTTGTCTTTTTAAATAATTTATGTTTAAATGTATATCATACAGATATGATGCTGAAACCATTTTTGTGatgttctaaaaaataaaaacagtttaGTCAACTGGATTGACCTGTGGTGTTTTCTTTAGCAGTGTCCCACCATTAGTTTTAAGGATGGACCGATTTGCTTTCATCCACTAATTCATATCATACCTGAAACTACACTTGTTCAGTAATTTTACGATACGTCATCTGGTGAATACATTCTACAGTGAGATACCGCAGGAGTGTACATGTGTGGGAGACTAATGCCTTAATATGATGAACCCCTCAGCTACTTGATCTGGACCACAGACTCCTTCATGAAGTTCCAACTCAATAAAAGGAATCTATATTCACAGGATAAAGGGCACTGATATTCTAAAGAAACAGAAAATAGTTCCTTTTCAAGACTGCACAATTTTAACCTTAAGTGATAGTTGGTATCTCAAATGGCTGGTTTGCATATACTGTAGATTAACTGTTGTACCAGATTAATATCACAATGGTAACCTTGACAATATTTGAAAATGGGTCAACTCTCTGTTACTGTTTATAAAAGGCTGTTTTATATTCCTGTGAATATCAGTCACACATCAACAATTCATTATTCTTTAAAACATTTATTGTTTGGGTATTATTTTTAAATGATTGTAAGAAATTAAAGTTGGATAGCCTGTAAAGACCATATTTCTTCAAGGAAACCAAACATTACAGTATTTCTATCCTTAAATCTCAATGAATCAAAGCAGGTGTTCTAATGGAAAAAGATAATTGTGGGAAAAACATTGCAAAATGTGCTTCAATATCTATTGAAATTAAATCAATTACCAACTGAAAAATAAAAAAGGTCCAAAATTACAAATGGATGTTCTTATGTGAAAAATGTCTACATCAAACACAAAATGACTACAAGTTCTCAACTACGTGATATCTAGCTAATGTATGCTCCACACTCAAGGAAAACCGGGATTCTGTATTAGTTAAGATGATCCTGTATTAGTTTAGAGATACATACGACTGAACATCAACACTAAGGGCACAGACTATGTCCATTTGGTCTTTGTCTAGTTGATTTTGATTGGTGGTTGTTGGCTGTCCACAGCCAGTAGCTAGCAGTTCACATCAACTGTTGGTCTATTCTTCATGGCCCTCATGATGACTGTTCAAAAGGATCCTTGCCCTGAAATACAACCAATTATTTGTCATTTCCATTCAAATGAAATTAGTT
This window contains:
- the LOC112227102 gene encoding zinc finger protein 644 encodes the protein MSDLTGIDEEEKDADPMMDPLDLLQDPMRNQMPLFMEMLDRPQTSPMRENSSVLDVLSNTNVLSVNGPSSHQIFESDEFNSLSTEKEEEKSITQLKNVQDIDTTGIWGFDVESSENSMDNYEGPLSWDPQREFMQFLWDNHDDSPVEEPPKADPPPNSQRRRKRKMDMVVMVDPSEELYSDLSLKSTKDIFDEEDQEDPVPINKVQLLRKSSKPQSPTAKKAQYPNGTVDAIKQLIFSAPERNPHEQSVAHKLTPLNGKPQTDPCSEEEPLFFPCTKCNINFKEKNHLHRHMRTHTDPPSPINMPKPFICRECGQSFRFRNALLRHMTIHQERRERLMEEIKGMNELKDEGTDARLQCPQCAFGTNCPNTFIQHAKTHEKDKRYYDCKKCNYMAVTVFELERHVNKEHGLCKNQEEPPEKPSVLKSKEEDKTHHSYSCNCCSYGTSSKNVFKNHLAIRHNQTYEEYEALQCRERKEYAQPPSEKHLPIRKSPVVDSFTSELTSKFSVKKQAFRKRTDSPCDSNDISDLFKKDKMVHRAQRGFKSQPTESKLDKSINNLLSRQRSDKQRNEKVDVTTGFSFIEDRNGDTNDHDFGRTLSGISENPNSSSNTHKYLLASKLENNTLNSVCEKPVLKKYPSKRKMSTPYRNTVDQDSCFILPKNLQSPKMLNMMEEEDHDDKDMFQYSDYATDANTKLLDKSEIKQDKAYIVNSFSRRMSMRGVLETSEDMIDKGQDGQSQQKLVVKEECIETHIFGETIAPNSVPLSESFLDPDSEGGGERKTCPYCPAVFESGVGLSNHVRGHLHRVGLSYNARHVVSREQVASQDRKPRIRRKMVAMQRLKKAPKLGSEDSPVRGHSCPLCGDSFDNKTGLSNHVRGHLKRLGKTIATKSKSPMLLLRELMRDKREFQRALQILGKKRIPSHSRIPSKQAISNHLTPPKWNPIQNLYNNAKSLVPMYSLPGETLDKKQAETKLEVKGSLSSALIGILKKRKCQVDSKLRTSSLTARNALAVPPSTEHSRGAQVNSTLSNSTSEKGEFNRKVCVHCNATFHSGVSLSNHLRAYAKRKRTALLEGTTYDCKQRRQRSRPGSKKKTSPTTPHAPEEMYRLTCRFCDLVFQGPLSVQEDWIKHLQRHIMNTSVPHTGAGMREVTSLPKDPSFTTTERQTPSLATHTAS